A window of the Desulfobacula toluolica Tol2 genome harbors these coding sequences:
- a CDS encoding transposase yields MQVNIKNLIDDTQCYDTVRELRWPEGRACPFCESRRVIRRGFDEKESARQRYECKKCGKRFDDLTGTIFSGHHQPLKVWILCLYFMGLNLSNDQIAKELGLNRSDAHQMTSQLRDGVVKKNQK; encoded by the coding sequence ATGCAGGTAAACATAAAGAATTTGATTGATGACACACAATGTTATGACACTGTAAGAGAGTTGCGCTGGCCAGAAGGAAGAGCGTGTCCGTTTTGTGAATCCCGGCGAGTTATCAGAAGAGGTTTCGATGAAAAAGAGTCTGCCAGGCAGCGCTATGAGTGTAAAAAATGCGGAAAACGCTTTGACGACCTTACCGGCACGATCTTTTCCGGGCATCATCAACCCCTTAAAGTCTGGATTTTGTGCCTCTACTTCATGGGATTGAACCTGTCCAATGACCAAATTGCAAAAGAATTGGGGCTTAACCGCAGCGACGCCCATCAAATGACCAGCCAGCTTCGTGACGGGGTTGTCAAAAAAAACCAAAAATAA